A genomic segment from Peribacillus sp. ACCC06369 encodes:
- a CDS encoding ABC transporter ATP-binding protein has translation MLKIEDINVYYGNIQALKGVSMEINEGEIVTLIGANGAGKSTLLKTISGLLKPKQGKVLFEGDPIGGKAAQSIVKMGISHVPEGRRVFANMTVAENLELGAYLRNDKEGIKKDMEKVHELFPRLLERIKQQAGTLSGGEQQMLAMGRALMAKPRLLLLDEPSMGLAPLLVKQIFNIIQEISEAGTTILLVEQNANLALSIADRAYVVETGRIVLSGNAEELTSSEEIKMAYLGGH, from the coding sequence ATGCTGAAAATAGAAGACATCAATGTATATTACGGCAATATCCAAGCGTTAAAAGGTGTTTCCATGGAGATTAACGAAGGGGAGATCGTGACTCTGATTGGAGCGAATGGAGCCGGAAAAAGCACGTTGCTCAAAACGATATCCGGGCTGTTAAAACCAAAGCAGGGAAAAGTTCTGTTCGAAGGTGATCCGATTGGAGGAAAAGCTGCACAGTCCATCGTGAAAATGGGCATATCCCATGTACCTGAAGGCCGCCGTGTCTTTGCGAACATGACGGTTGCCGAAAACCTGGAGCTTGGTGCCTATTTGAGAAACGACAAAGAGGGCATCAAAAAGGATATGGAAAAGGTCCATGAGTTATTTCCGAGGCTGCTGGAGAGAATCAAACAGCAGGCCGGCACGCTTTCAGGTGGTGAACAGCAGATGCTTGCTATGGGCCGGGCTTTAATGGCGAAGCCACGTTTATTACTGCTCGATGAACCTTCGATGGGCCTTGCACCGCTGCTGGTAAAGCAAATATTCAACATCATACAGGAAATCAGTGAAGCGGGGACAACGATCCTTTTGGTCGAGCAAAATGCCAACCTTGCTTTATCCATTGCAGATCGGGCTTATGTCGTTGAAACGGGCCGAATCGTCCTTTCGGGCAATGCCGAGGAACTCACTTCAAGTGAAGAAATTAAAATGGCCTATTTAGGAGGCCACTGA
- a CDS encoding tRNA threonylcarbamoyladenosine dehydratase: MLHQFSRNELAIGKEGIDILKNTTVAVLGVGGVGSFSAEALARTGVGRIILVDKDDVDITNVNRQIHALLSTVGQPKAELMKNRIQDINPDCEVISLKMFYTEETFEEFFSYGLDYVIDASDTVIYKMHVMKECLKRNIKVISSMGAANKMDPTRFQIADISKTHTDPLAKVIRTRLRKEGITKGIPVVFSDESPIVIREDVRKEVGNDEAKIRKAQMPPSSNAFVPSVAGLIAASWVINDILKDIEVRRVND; the protein is encoded by the coding sequence ATGCTGCATCAGTTTTCACGAAATGAATTAGCAATAGGCAAGGAAGGCATCGATATCCTGAAAAACACGACCGTTGCTGTCCTGGGGGTAGGAGGCGTAGGTTCTTTTTCGGCTGAAGCATTGGCACGCACGGGGGTCGGCCGTATTATTCTTGTGGATAAAGACGATGTCGACATCACAAATGTAAACAGACAGATTCATGCACTATTATCAACAGTCGGTCAACCGAAAGCGGAATTGATGAAAAATCGCATTCAGGACATCAATCCCGACTGCGAAGTGATTTCCCTTAAAATGTTCTATACAGAAGAAACGTTTGAAGAATTCTTCAGTTATGGACTGGACTATGTCATTGATGCATCCGATACGGTCATTTATAAGATGCATGTGATGAAGGAATGCCTGAAACGGAATATCAAGGTGATTTCAAGCATGGGGGCCGCTAATAAAATGGACCCGACACGTTTTCAAATTGCCGATATCTCCAAAACGCATACCGACCCGCTTGCCAAGGTCATTCGTACTAGATTGCGTAAAGAGGGCATAACAAAGGGAATTCCCGTTGTCTTCTCCGACGAAAGTCCAATTGTCATTCGTGAGGATGTCCGAAAAGAAGTCGGCAATGATGAGGCAAAAATCCGTAAGGCCCAAATGCCGCCATCTTCGAATGCTTTCGTACCATCTGTAGCAGGCTTAATTGCAGCAAGCTGGGTGATCAATGATATTTTAAAAGATATTGAAGTACGCCGTGTAAATGATTGA
- a CDS encoding M20 family metallopeptidase produces the protein MLQLVEQLVNIDSGSHTKKGIDEIGSILKAKFESLDFIVNTVEQQNYGNQLVIQHREAHQPHILVVAHMDTVFPEGTAQKRPFSVKGNRAYGPGIADMKASLVELFYAVLCLKQTGQTGYKHIQIILNSDEEIGSPSSASLISEKGANKKFALILEPARTDGSLVTARRGCGQFKVDIVGVAAHSGIEPEKGRSAIEELANKIIALHRLNDQKKGISVNVGMIEGGSAVNAIAAHAAAFVDVRISEKKQEAIILKQLKKICAETYIPGTKTTLSGKMDRSPMEKNEKTNLLLETIRQAGEEIGIKITDTATGGGSDASITSVLGIATVDGLGPIGGNAHSEEEYLEIPSLTERTLLLATVLQKLAKMT, from the coding sequence TTCTCATACAAAAAAGGGTATTGATGAAATTGGTTCGATTTTAAAAGCGAAATTTGAAAGCCTGGATTTTATTGTGAATACCGTCGAGCAGCAGAATTATGGAAATCAGCTGGTCATCCAGCATCGTGAGGCGCATCAACCGCATATTCTGGTCGTCGCCCATATGGATACGGTTTTTCCAGAAGGGACAGCGCAAAAACGTCCTTTTAGTGTGAAGGGAAATCGGGCATACGGTCCTGGTATAGCTGATATGAAGGCTAGTTTAGTTGAGCTTTTTTATGCAGTCCTTTGCTTGAAACAGACGGGGCAGACAGGCTATAAGCATATTCAAATCATTCTCAATAGTGATGAAGAGATCGGGTCTCCGTCTTCCGCTTCACTCATATCTGAAAAAGGTGCCAATAAGAAGTTCGCGTTAATTCTTGAACCGGCAAGGACGGATGGTTCACTTGTCACGGCAAGAAGGGGATGCGGTCAATTTAAAGTGGATATAGTGGGGGTGGCAGCCCATTCAGGGATCGAACCGGAAAAGGGTCGGAGTGCAATTGAAGAATTGGCTAATAAGATCATTGCCTTACACCGATTGAATGATCAAAAGAAAGGTATCAGCGTTAATGTCGGCATGATTGAAGGAGGTTCTGCTGTCAATGCCATCGCTGCCCATGCGGCTGCTTTTGTGGATGTACGGATCTCGGAAAAAAAGCAAGAAGCTATCATTCTTAAACAACTGAAAAAAATCTGCGCTGAAACTTATATTCCAGGGACGAAAACGACATTAAGCGGGAAAATGGACCGGTCTCCCATGGAAAAGAACGAGAAAACGAACTTGCTTTTAGAGACTATCCGTCAGGCGGGGGAGGAAATCGGCATAAAAATAACAGATACGGCCACGGGTGGAGGTTCGGATGCATCTATTACTTCTGTATTGGGGATAGCGACGGTAGATGGACTCGGGCCCATTGGAGGGAATGCACATAGTGAAGAGGAGTATTTGGAAATTCCCAGCCTGACAGAACGGACTCTCCTGCTGGCGACCGTCCTTCAGAAATTAGCAAAAATGACCTAG
- a CDS encoding ABC transporter substrate-binding protein, translated as MKKKKLAGVFLSLSLVAGTLAGCSGDSKTSSSGGGSSKSGDTIKIGANLELSGGTASFGQSAADGLKLAIDEINKEGIDGKKLEIVKVDNKSDAAEATSGSIKLVSQDKVVAVVGSATSTNTLAQVQVAQDNKVPLLTPTATNPDITNKAGKLNDYVFRTCFIDPFQGTVAANFASDEIGAKTAAIYVDSASDYSKGLAAAFKEAFTAKGGKIVAEEAYVTKDTDFRSTLTRIKSAKPEFVFLPGYYEEVGLILKQAREDGIDLPFMGGDGWDSPKVVEIAGAEALKNTYITNHYSPEDEDAKIQDFVAAFEKEYDKTPDAFAALGYDTGYYLADAIKRSGDASPEKIRQALEEVKDLQLVSGTLNLDENHDPIKSATILEYVDGKQTFKTKINP; from the coding sequence ATGAAGAAGAAAAAGCTAGCAGGAGTGTTCCTATCACTTTCTTTGGTTGCAGGGACGCTGGCAGGTTGTAGCGGCGACTCGAAAACTAGCAGTTCAGGCGGGGGTTCATCCAAATCGGGTGACACGATCAAAATTGGGGCCAACCTTGAACTGTCCGGAGGTACGGCATCATTCGGCCAATCGGCTGCCGATGGTTTGAAGCTGGCCATCGATGAAATTAATAAAGAGGGCATCGACGGTAAAAAACTGGAAATCGTCAAGGTTGATAATAAATCAGATGCAGCAGAAGCTACAAGCGGTTCGATCAAGTTAGTCAGCCAGGACAAGGTTGTGGCTGTAGTCGGATCAGCGACAAGCACAAATACATTGGCACAGGTTCAGGTCGCACAGGATAATAAAGTTCCTCTTCTCACACCAACTGCAACAAATCCCGACATCACCAACAAAGCTGGAAAATTAAACGATTATGTGTTCAGAACTTGCTTTATCGATCCATTCCAAGGTACGGTGGCAGCCAATTTCGCATCTGACGAAATAGGGGCGAAGACAGCTGCGATCTATGTGGATAGCGCAAGTGATTATTCTAAAGGATTGGCCGCCGCTTTTAAAGAAGCGTTCACTGCCAAGGGTGGTAAAATCGTGGCGGAAGAAGCTTATGTTACAAAAGATACTGATTTCCGCTCTACATTGACACGTATCAAATCCGCCAAACCAGAGTTCGTTTTCCTTCCTGGTTATTATGAAGAAGTCGGATTGATCTTAAAGCAGGCCCGTGAAGACGGCATAGACCTTCCATTCATGGGTGGAGACGGCTGGGATTCCCCGAAAGTCGTTGAAATTGCCGGAGCGGAGGCTTTAAAAAATACCTATATCACGAATCACTATTCCCCTGAAGATGAAGATGCAAAAATCCAGGATTTCGTTGCAGCCTTCGAAAAGGAATACGATAAAACACCGGATGCCTTTGCAGCACTTGGCTATGATACTGGTTACTACCTGGCTGATGCCATCAAGAGATCTGGAGATGCTTCCCCCGAAAAAATCAGACAAGCGTTGGAAGAAGTCAAAGATCTTCAATTAGTTTCCGGAACGCTTAACCTTGATGAAAACCATGATCCGATCAAATCGGCGACCATCTTGGAATATGTAGATGGCAAACAAACATTCAAGACGAAAATCAATCCATAA
- a CDS encoding branched-chain amino acid ABC transporter permease — protein sequence MTTLKNSKGFWLSIVLALIFFGIMQYTITNGMLNPFYINTLMFIGINIMLATSLHLIIGITGQFSIGHAGFLAVGAYASAVMTMKLELPFIMAVLTGGIIAAAAGMVIGIPSLRLKGDYLAIATLGFGEIVRIVLLNIEYVGGASGMQVSHLTTWPWVFACVMITVIVIRNFTNSTHGRACISVREDETAADAMGINTTYYKVAAFVIGAFFAGIAGSLYAHNFYIIQPSNFGFLKSFDILIFVVLGGLGSLSGSVLAAILLTIVTTFLQDYPETRMIIYSLVLILMMIFRPQGLMGTREITTLFTHKKTKGGPKDGSHNTVA from the coding sequence ATGACTACTTTAAAGAATTCAAAGGGTTTTTGGCTCTCAATCGTGCTCGCACTTATTTTTTTCGGAATCATGCAGTACACCATTACAAACGGTATGCTTAATCCATTTTATATCAACACACTCATGTTCATAGGCATCAATATCATGCTGGCAACGAGCCTTCATTTAATCATTGGAATAACCGGGCAGTTCTCGATCGGACATGCAGGGTTTTTAGCGGTAGGGGCCTATGCTTCGGCAGTCATGACAATGAAACTGGAACTTCCTTTCATCATGGCAGTATTGACTGGGGGCATCATCGCCGCAGCTGCCGGCATGGTGATCGGGATACCCAGCTTGCGTCTGAAGGGGGATTACTTGGCGATAGCTACACTAGGTTTTGGGGAAATTGTCCGGATAGTCCTCTTGAATATTGAATATGTAGGCGGGGCAAGCGGGATGCAGGTTTCCCATCTGACTACATGGCCATGGGTATTTGCCTGTGTCATGATCACCGTCATAGTCATCCGGAATTTCACCAATTCGACTCATGGACGTGCATGCATATCCGTAAGGGAGGATGAAACGGCGGCTGATGCGATGGGAATCAATACGACCTATTATAAAGTGGCGGCCTTTGTCATCGGAGCTTTCTTTGCGGGAATTGCCGGATCGCTTTATGCCCATAATTTCTATATTATCCAGCCATCGAATTTCGGTTTCCTAAAATCCTTCGATATACTGATTTTCGTCGTACTTGGCGGTCTTGGAAGTCTTTCAGGTTCGGTTTTGGCTGCCATTTTACTGACGATCGTGACGACATTCCTTCAGGATTATCCGGAAACGAGGATGATCATATACAGTCTTGTCCTGATCTTGATGATGATCTTCCGCCCGCAGGGTTTAATGGGAACAAGAGAAATCACGACATTGTTCACACATAAAAAAACGAAAGGGGGCCCAAAGGATGGAAGCCACAATACCGTTGCTTAA
- a CDS encoding ABC transporter ATP-binding protein — MEATIPLLKVDSVGIRFGGLKAVSDVNMELFPGELVGLIGPNGAGKTTFFNLLTGVYVPTEGTIALNGENLKKQQPYKITRKGISRTFQNIRLFSELSVIDNVKVAYHSLAKHMIPSSIFRLPGHFSGEKEMDEKALEFLRIFKLDHFKDEKAKNLPYGQQRRLEIARALAANPKLLLLDEPAAGMNPHETKELMNLIAFIRKEFNLTVLLIEHDMSLVMGVCERIYVLDHGQLIAHGKPEEIRNDPKVIEAYLGEEVS, encoded by the coding sequence ATGGAAGCCACAATACCGTTGCTTAAAGTAGATTCGGTGGGTATCCGTTTTGGCGGATTGAAAGCCGTGTCCGATGTGAACATGGAATTATTTCCGGGGGAACTTGTAGGCCTGATCGGACCGAATGGAGCTGGAAAAACGACCTTCTTCAATTTGTTGACGGGTGTGTATGTCCCTACAGAAGGGACGATTGCCTTGAACGGGGAAAATCTAAAAAAGCAGCAGCCTTATAAAATTACCCGAAAAGGGATTTCGAGGACCTTTCAAAATATCCGCCTCTTCAGTGAGTTATCTGTGATCGATAATGTGAAGGTTGCTTACCACTCGCTTGCCAAGCATATGATCCCAAGCTCCATATTCAGGCTACCGGGACATTTTTCCGGTGAAAAGGAAATGGATGAAAAGGCGTTGGAATTCTTGAGGATTTTCAAGCTTGACCATTTTAAGGATGAAAAAGCGAAGAATCTTCCATACGGACAGCAAAGGCGACTGGAAATTGCACGTGCTCTCGCGGCAAACCCCAAACTGCTTTTACTGGACGAACCCGCAGCAGGTATGAACCCACATGAAACGAAAGAATTAATGAATCTCATCGCTTTTATCAGGAAGGAATTCAACCTTACCGTATTGCTCATCGAACATGATATGTCACTGGTCATGGGGGTATGCGAACGGATTTACGTACTTGATCATGGACAGCTTATCGCTCATGGAAAGCCGGAAGAAATCCGCAACGATCCTAAAGTTATCGAGGCGTATCTAGGCGAGGAGGTTTCATGA
- a CDS encoding branched-chain amino acid ABC transporter permease: MELIQQLVNGISLGSIYALIALGYTMVYGIVKLINFAHGDVFMVGSFVGFYAITVMDLSFIPALLISMVTCAIFGVLIERIAYKPLRNATRIAALITAIGVSLLIENGLIYIRGAQPEAYPNNVLPMDKLDILGVSISSQSILILSVSIILMIILQFVVHKTKIGKAMRAVSFDSEAAKLMGINVNNTISATFAIGSALAGAAGVIFGIYYIKIEPLMGVLPGLKAFVAAVLGGIGIIPGAMVGGLLLGVIEALVSAAGYSLWRDGVAFVVLILILIFLPQGLFGKNKREKV, encoded by the coding sequence ATGGAACTGATTCAACAATTGGTAAATGGCATTTCACTCGGCAGCATTTATGCATTGATCGCGCTTGGTTATACGATGGTATATGGAATCGTCAAACTGATAAACTTTGCCCATGGCGACGTATTCATGGTTGGTTCATTTGTAGGGTTTTACGCCATTACCGTAATGGACTTATCTTTCATCCCGGCTTTATTGATTTCGATGGTCACTTGTGCCATCTTTGGCGTTTTAATTGAACGGATCGCTTATAAACCCCTTCGTAATGCAACACGGATTGCGGCCTTGATAACGGCCATCGGTGTTTCCCTTCTAATAGAAAATGGGCTGATTTACATCCGGGGCGCCCAGCCGGAAGCCTATCCAAATAATGTCCTTCCGATGGATAAACTCGATATATTGGGAGTTTCCATCAGCAGTCAATCGATATTGATCTTATCTGTATCCATCATTTTAATGATCATCCTACAATTCGTTGTCCATAAAACCAAAATCGGCAAAGCGATGCGTGCCGTTTCATTCGATTCCGAAGCCGCTAAGCTTATGGGAATCAATGTGAATAATACGATTTCAGCTACCTTCGCCATAGGCTCGGCTTTGGCAGGGGCTGCCGGCGTCATTTTTGGAATCTACTATATTAAAATCGAGCCGTTGATGGGTGTCCTTCCTGGCCTTAAAGCGTTTGTTGCAGCAGTCTTGGGCGGCATCGGCATCATTCCGGGAGCGATGGTCGGCGGTCTTCTGCTTGGAGTGATCGAGGCTTTGGTCAGTGCTGCCGGTTACTCATTATGGCGCGATGGTGTGGCTTTCGTCGTTCTTATCTTGATTTTGATTTTCTTGCCTCAGGGACTATTCGGTAAAAATAAAAGAGAAAAAGTATAG